One stretch of Armigeres subalbatus isolate Guangzhou_Male chromosome 2, GZ_Asu_2, whole genome shotgun sequence DNA includes these proteins:
- the LOC134216424 gene encoding FERM domain-containing protein 5 isoform X3 produces the protein MLFQQLKRDLRHGRLYCSIGEAAALGALIVQDELGDFDPETHTGEYVSSLKIALRQTEQLEKKAMELHRKREPGQETAAVFDEFVGIARSLETYGIDPHPVKDHRGTQLYLGINFSGISTFAAGRRAQHFRWPEVHKINFEGKMFIIHLAYTDDRREVKKHTVGFKCPSGSACRYVWRCAIEQMLFFTLPTSQQASVMSGGGFFSWGTKFRYSGRTEREILSESLNALRQQKLNNTSPSKRKAQSVPATPSSPQGDLAEIRKSRYSSLPRSTMSEPLGGCNDHHMASSVYCTDNPLPTLETVSEEARKTNGESNDHLSDYYFRDSFDHSSSESGFTTNVIENRLGSHLLHRQAYTSDNISSLAMHNMANNSALIQQQNASNSAKNVKKFSLIQAFVPSFFFVVVVLAVSAVYILESDSEMFSTMKNWPEMICLRYQYYQPLKEFLAKKFGAIF, from the exons ATGAACTTGGCGACTTCGACCCGGAAACACACACAGGCGAGTACGTGTCGTCGCTGAAAATTGCTCTTCGTCAGACCGAGCAGCTGGAGAAGAAAGCAATGGAGCTGCACCGGAAGCGTGAACCGGGGCAGGAAACAGCGGCCGTGTTCGATGAGTTTGTTGGGATAGCGCGAAGTCTCGAAACCTACGGTATCGATCCGCATCCGGTGAAGGATCACAGGGGTACGCAGCTTTATCTGGGGATAAATTTCTCCGGCATTAGCACATTTGCTGCGGGACGACGAGCGCAGCATTTTCGGTGGCCGGAAGTGCACAAGATCAATTTCGAAGGCAAAATGTTCATCATTCATCTTGCGTACACGGACGATAGGCGAGAAGTG AAAAAGCACACGGTTGGTTTTAAGTGCCCCTCTGGATCAGCATGCCGATATGTTTGGCGATGTGCCATAGAACAAATGTTATTCTTTAC TCTTCCAACAAGCCAACAAGCATCGGTAATGTCCGGTGGTGGATTTTTCTCCTGGGGTACCAAATTCAGATATTCCGGACGAACTGAACGCGAAATCTTGTCCGAATCTCTCAACGCTCTTCGACAACAGAAACTGAACAACACCAGTCCCAGCAAGAGGAAAGCCCAGAGTGTTCCAGCAACTCCTTCTAGTCCCCAAGGTGATTTAGCGGAAATCCGTAAGTCGC GATACAGTAGCCTTCCACGATCAACGATGTCTGAGCCACTTGGTGGCTGCAATGATCACCACATGGCATCGTCTGTTTACTGCACCGATAACCCACTGCCAACGTTGGAAACCGTTTCGGAGGAGGCGCGCAAGACAAATGGTGAAAGTAACGATCACCTTTCGGATTATtacttccgggattcgtttGATCATTCCTCTTCCGAGTCTGGGTTCACTACCAATGTGATTGAGAACAGACTCGGTTCGCATCTGCTTCATCGCCAAGCTTATACTTCCGATAACATTTCATCGCTGGCGATGCACAACATGGCGAACAATTCCGCCTTGATTCAGCAACAGAATGCCAGCAACAGTgcgaaaaatgtgaaaaagtttTCCCTCATCCAAGCGTTTGTGCCATCGTTTTTCTTCGTGGTTGTGGTGCTGGCGGTGTCGGCTGTTTACATTTTGGAATCCGACTCGGAGATGTTCAGCACGATGAAGAACTGGCCGGAGATGATCTGCTTGCGCTATCAGTATTACCAACCGTTGAAAGAGTTCTTGGCGAAAAAGTTCGGCGCCATATTTTGA